A region of Paraburkholderia sp. BL23I1N1 DNA encodes the following proteins:
- the bluB gene encoding 5,6-dimethylbenzimidazole synthase produces MAKPFNDSEREAVYRAIYERRDMRHFVRDPVDPAVLQRLLDAAHHAPSVGFMQPWRIARITDPALRTALHATVESERLATADALGKRREEFMKLKVEGMLECDELLVMALMDGRERHIFGRRTLPEMDLASVACAIQNMWLAARAEGLGMGWVSLFDVDTVRRLLHMPEGARPVAILCLGHVDQFYSEPMLETEHWASRMPLTDCVFENRWPEDYKAPE; encoded by the coding sequence ATGGCGAAGCCTTTTAACGATTCCGAGCGCGAAGCCGTCTACCGCGCGATTTACGAACGGCGCGACATGCGCCACTTCGTGCGCGATCCGGTCGACCCTGCCGTGTTGCAACGCCTGCTCGACGCGGCGCATCACGCGCCAAGCGTCGGCTTCATGCAGCCCTGGCGCATTGCGCGCATCACCGACCCGGCTTTGCGCACGGCCTTGCACGCAACGGTCGAAAGCGAGCGCCTCGCCACCGCCGACGCACTCGGCAAGCGTCGCGAAGAGTTCATGAAGCTGAAAGTGGAAGGCATGCTGGAGTGCGACGAACTGCTGGTGATGGCGCTGATGGACGGCCGCGAGCGGCACATCTTCGGACGCCGCACCTTGCCCGAGATGGACCTGGCTTCCGTGGCGTGCGCGATCCAGAACATGTGGCTGGCCGCGCGCGCGGAAGGTCTCGGGATGGGCTGGGTGTCGCTGTTCGACGTCGACACTGTCCGCCGGTTGCTGCATATGCCCGAGGGCGCGCGGCCCGTGGCGATCCTGTGTCTCGGCCACGTCGATCAGTTCTATAGCGAACCGATGCTGGAAACCGAGCACTGGGCAAGCCGTATGCCGCTCACCGATTGCGTGTTCGAAAACCGCTGGCCGGAAGACTATAAAGCGCCGGAATGA
- a CDS encoding DUF4136 domain-containing protein, with protein MTYEPSPYRSEKLVKAILICAVLVAASLTGCAGLNADVHTANPSAVLQGERTYTIARMPSQDASVDHPQFETLLRDELAKNGFTDTAGQSAHYLLSIAYDTRPATVSVGAKDCALGTCERSPEPPFSLFGGRAYQHALSLRFFERSSGQEVYKVSAASSDRDADPLHAMPLLVKSALAKFPFDAPPDWRVKLRTDPTGGVPEVVSLKPVQPVQP; from the coding sequence ATGACCTATGAACCCTCACCTTATCGAAGCGAGAAGCTGGTGAAAGCGATATTGATCTGTGCCGTGCTGGTCGCGGCTAGTCTGACCGGATGCGCGGGTTTGAACGCCGACGTGCATACGGCGAACCCTTCGGCCGTGCTGCAGGGCGAGCGCACCTACACGATTGCGCGCATGCCGTCGCAGGACGCCAGCGTGGATCATCCGCAATTCGAAACCCTGCTGCGCGACGAGCTGGCGAAGAACGGCTTCACCGATACGGCGGGCCAGTCCGCGCACTATTTATTGTCGATTGCGTATGACACGCGGCCGGCCACGGTCAGCGTGGGCGCGAAGGATTGCGCACTGGGTACATGCGAGCGCTCACCCGAACCGCCGTTTTCGCTGTTCGGCGGACGTGCTTATCAGCACGCGTTGTCGCTGCGGTTTTTCGAGCGGTCGAGCGGACAGGAAGTCTACAAAGTGAGCGCGGCCAGTAGCGATCGCGACGCCGATCCCTTGCACGCCATGCCGTTGCTCGTGAAAAGCGCGCTGGCTAAATTTCCGTTCGATGCGCCACCCGACTGGCGCGTGAAACTGCGCACCGATCCGACGGGTGGTGTGCCGGAGGTGGTTTCGCTTAAGCCTGTTCAGCCTGTTCAGCCGTAA
- a CDS encoding CHASE2 domain-containing protein — MRKPLLRDIVVLEIDNASIAQLGRWPWPRSVHARLLEQIAKAKPAAVIYDVLFTEANPEDAQLARAIALSPTYLPMLLTPPDSDGRRVAIEPVAPLAQAAAGLGHINLEVDSDGIVRSVARFEGDAASRWPQLMVPVAHAVERGALQLKDRPRRPLSGAAAAQSHAKTNDEGESRFLIPFGLNAQNYTKLSFASVLAGNVPADQLRGRIVLIGVTASGLYDRFATPVSGELGPLPGVYIHANVLDTLLTGRELEPAEPWVLFAVSLLPLAALLAGFLVLSPRRSMLLTVALGALATAASAVLLYGARLWMSPVPAIFGLIVVYPIWNWRRLEMTMAYLREELQRLADEPHLLPETPQRRREFGGDVLEQHMGLMAQAAQRVQDMKRFVWDSLDSMPEPILVSDVQGIVLIANHAAKAHFAHLGAPLPEGRPMREVLDGLTLVKTIDSGAASDAENNLLAHAQWPALLDPARSEFAALMAQGVEVRDAHERDHLLRYANCTNEQGETTGWIAGLVDVSALHAAERQREDALRLLSHDMRSPQASILALVEIERARSEPVLARGLLERIERYAQRALTLADDFVQLARAESQTYVLEPVSMTELMIDASDEVWPQAHAKRITLQTDTDDKAAGGEDEGHWICADRSLMTRALVNILNNAVKYSPPDTRITCSLKSLGTSSGHAQAAAAGAVKRVSCTIRDEGYGIPEEQQAGLFERFRRFHETERPEVGGAGLGMAFVKTVVTRHGGDVDVVSAPGKGTAFTISLPALDDSQSDSTASARS, encoded by the coding sequence GTGCGCAAACCGTTGCTGCGCGACATCGTGGTGCTCGAAATCGACAACGCCAGCATTGCGCAGCTTGGCCGCTGGCCGTGGCCGCGCAGCGTCCATGCGAGGTTGCTCGAACAGATCGCGAAGGCGAAGCCCGCCGCCGTGATCTACGACGTGCTCTTTACCGAAGCCAATCCGGAAGACGCCCAGCTCGCCCGCGCAATCGCCTTGAGTCCCACCTATTTGCCGATGCTGCTGACTCCGCCGGACAGTGACGGCCGGCGCGTCGCGATCGAACCGGTGGCGCCGCTCGCGCAAGCGGCGGCCGGGCTGGGGCATATCAACCTCGAGGTGGACAGCGACGGCATTGTGCGCAGCGTCGCCCGCTTCGAAGGTGACGCGGCCTCGCGCTGGCCGCAATTGATGGTGCCGGTCGCTCATGCGGTCGAGCGCGGTGCGCTGCAATTGAAAGACCGGCCGCGCAGGCCGTTGTCCGGCGCGGCGGCGGCCCAGTCCCATGCCAAAACCAATGACGAAGGCGAAAGCCGCTTCCTGATCCCCTTCGGTCTGAATGCGCAGAACTACACGAAACTGAGTTTCGCCAGCGTGCTCGCGGGCAACGTCCCAGCGGACCAATTGCGCGGACGCATCGTGCTGATCGGCGTGACCGCCTCCGGCTTGTACGACCGCTTTGCGACACCGGTGTCCGGCGAGCTGGGACCGCTGCCCGGCGTCTATATCCACGCGAACGTGCTCGATACGCTGCTGACCGGTCGCGAGCTCGAGCCTGCCGAGCCATGGGTGCTGTTCGCGGTGTCGCTGCTACCGCTCGCCGCGCTGCTCGCCGGCTTTCTGGTGCTGTCGCCGCGCCGCTCGATGCTGCTGACCGTCGCATTGGGCGCACTCGCCACGGCCGCCAGTGCGGTCCTGCTGTACGGCGCGCGGCTATGGATGTCGCCGGTGCCGGCGATCTTCGGTCTGATCGTGGTGTACCCGATCTGGAACTGGCGGCGCCTCGAAATGACGATGGCTTATCTGCGCGAGGAGCTGCAACGCTTAGCTGACGAGCCGCACCTTCTGCCGGAAACGCCCCAGCGCCGTCGCGAGTTCGGCGGCGACGTGCTGGAGCAGCATATGGGGCTGATGGCGCAGGCCGCGCAGCGCGTGCAGGACATGAAACGCTTCGTGTGGGACAGCCTCGACAGCATGCCCGAGCCGATCCTGGTGAGTGACGTGCAGGGTATCGTGCTGATCGCAAACCATGCCGCCAAGGCGCATTTCGCGCACCTCGGGGCCCCGCTGCCGGAAGGCCGGCCGATGCGGGAGGTGCTGGACGGGCTCACGCTTGTGAAGACTATCGACAGCGGCGCGGCGTCGGACGCCGAAAATAATCTGCTCGCGCATGCCCAGTGGCCGGCGCTGCTCGATCCCGCGCGCAGCGAGTTCGCCGCGCTGATGGCGCAAGGCGTCGAGGTGCGCGACGCCCATGAGCGCGACCATCTGCTGCGCTACGCGAATTGCACGAATGAGCAAGGTGAGACGACGGGCTGGATCGCGGGTCTCGTCGACGTCTCGGCCTTGCATGCGGCCGAGCGTCAACGGGAAGACGCGTTGCGGCTGCTGTCGCACGATATGCGTTCGCCGCAGGCATCGATTCTGGCGCTGGTGGAGATCGAGCGGGCGCGCAGCGAGCCGGTGCTGGCGCGTGGCCTGCTGGAGCGCATCGAACGCTATGCCCAGCGCGCGCTGACCTTGGCCGACGATTTCGTGCAACTCGCGCGCGCCGAATCGCAAACCTATGTGCTCGAACCGGTGAGCATGACCGAGTTGATGATCGACGCGAGCGACGAGGTCTGGCCGCAGGCCCACGCCAAACGCATCACGCTGCAAACCGATACGGACGACAAGGCGGCTGGCGGGGAGGACGAGGGTCACTGGATCTGTGCCGACCGCTCGCTGATGACGCGCGCGCTCGTCAACATTCTGAACAATGCGGTCAAGTACAGTCCGCCGGACACGCGGATCACGTGCAGCCTGAAGAGCCTCGGCACCTCGAGTGGGCATGCGCAGGCGGCCGCAGCCGGCGCGGTAAAACGCGTGTCGTGTACGATTCGCGACGAAGGTTACGGTATTCCCGAGGAGCAGCAGGCGGGTCTGTTCGAGCGCTTCCGGCGCTTTCACGAGACGGAGCGGCCGGAAGTGGGCGGTGCTGGATTGGGCATGGCGTTCGTCAAAACCGTCGTGACGCGCCATGGCGGCGATGTCGATGTGGTCAGCGCGCCCGGCAAGGGCACGGCTTTCACGATTTCCCTGCCGGCACTCGACGACTCGCAATCCGATTCCACCGCAAGCGCGCGCTCATGA
- a CDS encoding FecR domain-containing protein, with protein MLAAAGLIAMTCFAPIPADAQSSRAPKPRTRTTTPAYVSYVTHDGDTLYEIAGRYLRDAGDWALLSRLNHVPAPRRMPAGIALRLPADRLKQDSESARVIATSGPAERAFGENPYTPLAAGATLGEGDRIRTGHNGFVTLELPDGSHVTMSQDGQLDIEKLRRTVLTGAGDRVLELRHGEVDNQVTHATKKDDRFQIRSPSVVAGVRGTRFKVAYDGDARTTAVEVLDGAVGVDPAAAGGQAFAPPPGVPLQASAQLVKARFGSITRAGSAIGAPVELLAAPSLTEPAIVQDGKTVAFDLVPAERAVAYRVQIARDADQLDLIRDLRVSAPHADFGELTDGTYFVRIAAIDANGLEGLPQVYGFERRQLGLAASAGPRAGSRDYEFRWFVSRSTVETRFRFVLATTADLRHPLVDRTDLTGGQFVVSDLPGGVYYWTVVAEQFENGRFYEKSSTVRSFTLAR; from the coding sequence ATGCTGGCGGCGGCTGGCCTGATCGCGATGACGTGCTTCGCACCAATACCGGCGGATGCGCAATCGTCCCGCGCGCCGAAGCCACGCACCAGAACGACTACGCCAGCCTATGTGTCCTACGTGACGCACGACGGCGACACGTTGTACGAAATCGCCGGCCGCTATCTGCGCGACGCCGGCGATTGGGCTTTGTTGAGCCGCCTGAATCACGTGCCTGCGCCACGCCGCATGCCGGCCGGAATCGCGCTGCGTCTGCCGGCCGACAGGCTCAAACAGGATTCCGAATCGGCGCGCGTGATTGCGACGAGCGGTCCGGCCGAGCGCGCTTTCGGCGAGAACCCTTACACGCCGCTCGCGGCGGGCGCGACGCTCGGCGAGGGCGATCGCATCCGCACGGGCCACAACGGTTTTGTCACGCTGGAATTGCCGGACGGCTCGCACGTCACGATGTCGCAAGACGGCCAGCTCGACATCGAGAAGCTGCGGCGCACCGTGCTGACTGGCGCGGGTGATCGCGTGCTCGAATTGCGGCATGGCGAAGTCGATAACCAGGTCACGCATGCCACGAAAAAAGACGACCGCTTCCAGATCCGCTCGCCATCGGTGGTAGCGGGCGTGCGCGGTACGCGCTTCAAGGTCGCCTACGATGGCGACGCGCGAACCACGGCGGTGGAAGTGCTGGACGGCGCGGTCGGCGTCGATCCGGCCGCGGCCGGTGGCCAGGCGTTTGCGCCGCCACCCGGCGTGCCGCTGCAGGCGTCCGCGCAACTCGTCAAGGCACGCTTTGGCAGTATCACACGGGCAGGCAGCGCGATCGGCGCGCCCGTGGAGTTGCTGGCTGCGCCGTCGCTCACCGAGCCGGCCATAGTGCAGGACGGCAAAACGGTCGCCTTCGACCTCGTGCCCGCCGAGCGCGCCGTGGCCTACCGCGTCCAGATTGCACGCGATGCCGATCAGCTCGACCTGATCCGCGATCTGCGCGTGAGTGCGCCGCACGCGGACTTCGGCGAGCTGACCGACGGCACGTATTTCGTCCGCATCGCCGCGATCGACGCGAACGGCCTCGAAGGATTGCCGCAGGTGTATGGCTTCGAGCGGCGTCAACTGGGTCTGGCGGCATCGGCGGGCCCGCGTGCCGGCAGCCGCGACTATGAGTTCCGCTGGTTCGTCAGCCGCTCCACGGTCGAGACGCGCTTTCGCTTCGTGCTCGCCACGACCGCCGATCTGCGCCATCCGCTCGTCGACCGGACCGATCTGACGGGTGGCCAGTTCGTCGTCAGCGACCTGCCGGGCGGCGTCTACTACTGGACGGTCGTCGCCGAGCAATTCGAGAACGGCCGCTTCTATGAAAAGAGCAGCACGGTCCGCTCGTTTACGCTTGCGCGCTGA